The DNA sequence ATTTATAGGGATAGCCAAATGGGTAAATTACTTTTTGTGATTGGATTAAGGTTGTTGTTCCCAAATACACATAACCTATTTCACCCATAATACCAACAATATCCCCTGATATATCCTTTTCTTTTTTATTTACTGTGAAATCACTTATTACGATTGAACAATATCCATTTGTTTTTAATTTACTATAAGTTGACGCCATTACATCTTTTATAAGTTGTAAATAACCATCGTAACTTTCTTGATTTCCAATATCGCTTTCCAGGTCTGAGTAATACTCAACACCTTGTCGAAACTGGCTACTATCACTTCGTACACCCTTTCCATCATTTTTTAAAATACTGTGATAAGGTGGTGATGTCACACAATAATCAAGCTCTGGAATATCATCTTCATCGATTCTATTTGTTGAATCACCTTGGATCAGGTAATGACTAGCCGACTGGCTCCTATTAATTTTTTCTCCTTCATAAATAATATCTGTATTTAAAACTAGGAAGTCATTTAGTCTTTTAGCAGAAAGTGAAACATATTCTTCACTCAAATCAATTCCTATACTTCTATTTCCTGTGTACTCAGCTGCAATAGCTGTAGATGCAACACCGAGAAATGGATCAAATATTATTGCAGAGTTTTCTCTACCAACAAATTTTTCAATTAACAATTCTATATCCAAATAACTATATGTTGCTGGATGTTGCTTTCCAATTGAATCTACTCTGGTTTTAGAGTATAAAACCTTAGGTACTGTTACCCTATGATTAGTATCCTTTTCTTTAGGAAAGTATAAATTATGGTTTGCATTATTTTTTTGATTTGATTTATAAAAAATAAGAACATATTTTTTAGAATTAGAATTTATATCGGCAAAATTATTTGATGTAAAGTCATTTTTGTTTATGGCAGTTATCTTTCCTTTGTATTCAAACCCACATTTTATATGATAATGAATTATATGGTTAGAAACATCTATAACATTACCATTAATTACAATGTGCTCATCCGCAATCACTGTAGTATACTTTGAGTTTTCTAAATTATCATAAACTTTTTCTGTTAATTTTGATAAAATATCTTTAACGAATGATTTATAACCTTCCATGTTTGGTTCTGTTTCTTTTATGTAAAATTGGTTCTTTATCAACTCATCAAAAAAAGTAACTACTAACTGATAGCTTGTGTTAGTTAGATTTAGAACTTCATCTATATTAGATAGTCTATTCAGGTTAAAAACCGGTGAATGCTCTCCAAGATTACTATACACATTTTCAACTAGTTCTTGGTTTAAAATTCCCCCTAACTCATATAAAGACAAAACGCCTTTATCGTTATCATTATCAGTAAAAAATCGTATTAAGTTAGAGCAAATTCCTTGGGTTAGATTTTCCTTAAATTCCCACACACTTGCCGTTAATGGGATCCATTCTTTACCGGTTAATTTATTTAGTTTATTTCTCGTGTCAAATTTACCTCGTGCTTCACCTTTCCAAATTCCATACGTACCTATTTGATCTCCTACTTTGTGATTTGTATTATCTACTATTTGTTTCAAAAAACCCACCACCAATTCTCACCAGAATATTAAATTTATAGGTTCCAATGTCGATTATTAGGATATGCTAATTTATACCATGATTTAGTCCAAGATTTAAAGACAAAAAACAACTAAATTTATAAACACCTAACTCATAAACAGTACATGAAAGCATATCTATTTTCAATTAAACATTTAGACTTCCTTTTTCTCTATTTTGCTATGCCAAACATAACTGGTTGTGTTACTTTTTGTTCAAATAACATAATGAAGGTTTATATTATTGAAACTATATCCACTGATAATGATTATTTTCCTATAAATTTTAACTACGACAAAATCCAGGAGTTTTTCACTACATCTCTCTTAGTAACGTCAATAGGAAACGGGGTATCCCTATAGTCTACAACACAGCCATTACTTTCCCAGTGAAAATAATAATTAACAAAATGGTTATTGTATGATTTTTGATTTTGGTGTCTTTCTAATTGTTTTGTTGTAAAGAATAAAGCTTTATATGTATCTTTCCATTCAGCTATATATACATGGAAATCATATTGTTGTATTTTCCTGTCATCTTCTTTATGCCAGGAACAACAAATTTTGTTAGGTTCATCCATTTCTCCCTTGTAATCACGCGAAGTACTAATTTTCAACTTAGCATCTCGACCATCCTGAAGCTTTAAATGTAAAGTATTGTATCTAATTCTTATAATTCCCAAACCTTCGTTATTTGCTTTCAAGTTGTTAATAACAAAATTAATAGCTTTCCTTCTATCTAAACGCTTGTTTGGTTCATTACTATTTTTAGCTGTTTCTTCATTTAACAAATATTCATTAGGTTTTTCACTTAATAAATAATCAACATGGTCGATTGGCTTTGTGTTAATCTCTTTTATGTCGTTATATACCTTTGTCAAATGGTCAAAAGAAGCTTCAGTAATAAATATAGTTGCAGCAGCATCCTTTGTAGCTAGCAAAGTACGTACAATTAGTTTATCAGTCTGAGAGGCTTCCTTATTTTCATTTAGCCAATTTTCATATAGAACCCCAAGGTTCAATATATTCATTTTAATCCCCCCTATTTAATTCGAAATTCTTTTAAAATACTTTTAAGTCTAGTATATAACTCGCATTTAATATTAGCAAGATTATTTTTTGTCTATCTTGCTTAAATAGCCTATTTTTATTTAAAAAAAGCCTTATCCAACCTTATGCCGGAACAGACTTTATCCCTCACATTTCAAAATGATAGAATATTTATTTAACTACCATAGATTTCACCTTATCGAGAAATACTTAATAGAGCATAAAGTTGAGCGTTTATATCCTATGATCTATGTTTTTTTAAGAAGATAGAGGTCAATAACCAACTAAATATATTTGAAGTATGGTTATACAATTAATTGATAAAGTTGTATCTGAACATTGGAACAGGGGGTGACAGTGAAAAAGAAAAGTCCTGCTCCAAAGTGGAAGAAGTCTACAAGCTAAATCACTATGATGCGGATAAATTTGCAAAAGCTCTGGACCAGTTTGAACCTGCTGGATGGACTCCCATGACCAAAGCGATAAAACAAGTGGAGAAAGATTTTGCATCATTGGATGGAGAAAACAATACAACGATTATTTATGTTGTCAGTGATGGTGTTGAAACATGCGGCGGTGACCCGGTGGATGCCATTCAGTCTCTTGATAAATCGGGTATTGATCCGGTTATCAGTATTATCGGCTATCAAGTGCATAATGAAGGATTAAAACAGCTTAAAGAAATGGCAAAAGCATCAGAAAGGCGTTACATCAATGCCAAAACACAAGAGGATTTAACCGCAGAGTTTGAACAAACAGTGGATATGTCGGAGCTTTGGCAAGAATGGCAAAGTGATTCAAAAGATATTATCAAGGATTTACATAGTACCATTAAACACCAGCTGTATGACTGGAATAACAATGAAAAGGAAAAACAGTACCGGCAGCAGGAAAATTTAAAATACGCTTTAAAATATCTGTCTGATAATGAGATTATTGACCATGAAATCCGCTCGGCATTTTCCGATGAATATCGGGGTAATTATTTAAACATTTCGGATGAACGGGGAGAAATTTATTCCAATTTGTATGATATCAACTATGAAACTTACACCGATAAATTTAATGAAGTGGAAAAACGATTTGAGGAAGCCCAGGATTAAATCATAAGCAATGCGAATGAAGATATTTAACGTCTCGTGGAAAATCGGTTTTGAAAAAAGGTGTCAGTCCCCCACTTCTCTAATGTGTTAACACTTCACTGTACTGGGGGACAGGCACCAACCTTCAATTACCTATTTGAATGTATTGTGTACTATCTATTCATCTCCATCATACACGGCTACTAAACGACCTTGTACTTCTCTAGCTTCTAATTTTTCAATACCTTCAGGGATGTCTTTAAATTTAATCTTCGTTAATTTTGGATTCAGTTTGCCTGCTGCCATTAATTCATATATTTCAGCAATATCCTGAGGTGTTCCACCCACATTTGCTAATAATTTCTTAGCGCCTGTGATAAATGAAGTCGTATTAATTGTAGTTTCTAATTTCCCCATCCCTACTAATACGACAGTCCCGCGTGGTTTAACTACCTCTAATGCATCTGAAGTGGTTTTTCCAAATCCAGCATAATCCACAATTAAGTCTAAGTCTTTGTCTGCTAAATCTTTAATATCGGATACAACTTCTACTGCACCGATTTCCTTAGCTAATTCACGCGCTTTCTCACTCACATCTGCTGCATAAATATTCTTAATTCCTTTTGCTACAGCAGCTTGCAATGCAAATTGACCTAATCCGCCAATACCTATTAAGGCAACGTTCATATCAGGTGTTGCTTGCCCTACATTGAATAAAGCTGAGTACGAAGTCATTCCCGCGTCTGTTGCTGAAGCTGCCATTTCTATTGAAAGTTCATCAGGAACATGAACTAAATCCTCTGCTGGTGCAAGAATTTTTGATCCGAAACCACCATCGTAATGATATCCTGGATTCGTTCCAGATGGCCCAGTTGGACATATAGCGACACGATCTCCTACTTTAAAATCAGTAACTCCTTCTCCTACTTCTGAAATTGTTCCAGCATTCTCATGACCCATAATAACTGGCGGATGCATTAATGCCATCCAACCTTCATCCTCGAGAGTCCCCACGTCAGAATGGCAAAGGCCTACTGCTCCGGTGTCAATCACTACACGTCCGGAATCTGCCTTAGGCTCTTCTTGTTCCACAAGCTTAAGTGGCTCGTGTGTCTTAGTAAATTGCCAACCTTTCATAATATCTCCACCTTTTTATTTAATAACTTTCGTTAAACTAATTTAACTATAACAGAGTCAGAATTTGTATGTCTAAGCTTACATCTTACCTTTGATATCTAGTGAAGATTGTTCTTGGTGCCAGTCACCTCTCAGACCATGAAATGCGCTTAACTTCAGTTTGTATGAAAGGAAACAGGCATCATGCTCTATCTCGATAGATATAATAAAGCATAAAAATAGAGGGTTTTTTTAACCTTTTGTAAAAGGTGTCATTCCCCCACTTCTCTTGGATAGTATGGGTTTGGTTTAAAGTAAAGAGTAAGAGTAATTAAATCGAAAAGGAGTCCAACTGTACATAGATATACTATTCCTAGAAACACTTTCCCCTCATTAAATTTCCTCAATTCTTCAATAACTTTTATCTTATTTCAGTAGAAACTGGCTTAAGAAAGAAAAGTCCAGAAGTTTCATTGTATTCTTCAACCACAGCAGTAATATGAAGATTTTGTCCCATACCAATATTTTCTGGTATTTCAGAACCAGTAAGCTTTAAATCAAAAATATTGACATCTTCGAACTTAAAGCTAGGTCCAATAGCAGTTGTCTCACTATAATCACCAGCATAAATTAAAATGTCATATCTTGTTGTATAATCCTCATGTTGCATCATATGTGCAATATTTCCATCAAATTCAATGGTTCTACCAGCATATTTTTTTGCAAATTCACCGACAATTGGATCA is a window from the Virgibacillus doumboii genome containing:
- a CDS encoding DNA methyltransferase, producing the protein MKQIVDNTNHKVGDQIGTYGIWKGEARGKFDTRNKLNKLTGKEWIPLTASVWEFKENLTQGICSNLIRFFTDNDNDKGVLSLYELGGILNQELVENVYSNLGEHSPVFNLNRLSNIDEVLNLTNTSYQLVVTFFDELIKNQFYIKETEPNMEGYKSFVKDILSKLTEKVYDNLENSKYTTVIADEHIVINGNVIDVSNHIIHYHIKCGFEYKGKITAINKNDFTSNNFADINSNSKKYVLIFYKSNQKNNANHNLYFPKEKDTNHRVTVPKVLYSKTRVDSIGKQHPATYSYLDIELLIEKFVGRENSAIIFDPFLGVASTAIAAEYTGNRSIGIDLSEEYVSLSAKRLNDFLVLNTDIIYEGEKINRSQSASHYLIQGDSTNRIDEDDIPELDYCVTSPPYHSILKNDGKGVRSDSSQFRQGVEYYSDLESDIGNQESYDGYLQLIKDVMASTYSKLKTNGYCSIVISDFTVNKKEKDISGDIVGIMGEIGYVYLGTTTLIQSQKVIYPFGYPYKFVINHTNQFIINFQK
- a CDS encoding vWA domain-containing protein; this encodes MIKLYLNIGTGGDSEKEKSCSKVEEVYKLNHYDADKFAKALDQFEPAGWTPMTKAIKQVEKDFASLDGENNTTIIYVVSDGVETCGGDPVDAIQSLDKSGIDPVISIIGYQVHNEGLKQLKEMAKASERRYINAKTQEDLTAEFEQTVDMSELWQEWQSDSKDIIKDLHSTIKHQLYDWNNNEKEKQYRQQENLKYALKYLSDNEIIDHEIRSAFSDEYRGNYLNISDERGEIYSNLYDINYETYTDKFNEVEKRFEEAQD
- a CDS encoding zinc-binding dehydrogenase; translated protein: MKGWQFTKTHEPLKLVEQEEPKADSGRVVIDTGAVGLCHSDVGTLEDEGWMALMHPPVIMGHENAGTISEVGEGVTDFKVGDRVAICPTGPSGTNPGYHYDGGFGSKILAPAEDLVHVPDELSIEMAASATDAGMTSYSALFNVGQATPDMNVALIGIGGLGQFALQAAVAKGIKNIYAADVSEKARELAKEIGAVEVVSDIKDLADKDLDLIVDYAGFGKTTSDALEVVKPRGTVVLVGMGKLETTINTTSFITGAKKLLANVGGTPQDIAEIYELMAAGKLNPKLTKIKFKDIPEGIEKLEAREVQGRLVAVYDGDE